TGATAGGTCAACCAATTAGATGgttttgtcatttggttatccaaGCAAATCCACGCAAGTTTCTTtagaaaataaatttgaaattatttataatgcACCTGAGTTCAGTTGAAACCAttccacctattaaaggaagaatgTAAATCTGATGGCTGAATGAGTTGTATTCTGTGAGAAAAgtggcaatatatatatatatgtatgtatatatatatatttatatatatatatatatatatatatatgtatatatatatgtgtatatatatatatgtatatatgtatgtatatatatttatgtatgtatgtatgtatatatatatatatatatatatatgtatgtatgtatatatatatgtatgtatgtatgtatatatatatgtatgtatgtatatatatatatatatatatatgtatatgtatgtatgtatatatatgtatatatatatgtatatatacatacatatatatatatattgcttctGTCAAGTGGATGATTATTGATATCTCTGCCATTGCATTGATCTTTCATATACATTAACATGAACTAATATCTTTGCAGTGCCTGAAATTTAGAACAGACCAGGCCCAGAATGCCAGAAAAATGGAGAAGCTCAATAATATATTCTTCACTCTGATGGTTAGTGGTCCTGATGGTATCGTGCCTTGATCACTTCTCCATTAAAGAGGCATCCAATTTTTATCTTCTGCCCCGTCTCTCTTTTAGAATTTGATCGGCTTTTGTTTTACACAAGATGGTTTTCTTCTTAATTCTACAGCTGACATATCAGAAGCATCAGGCAAGGAACAGGCTGAGCAACCAGCATCCAAGAAAGGAAGGGGAAGGAAGGCAGTAAATCTTTGGTTACCAATTTTCATCTTAGTTTTCATGCCATGGCTGTGTAGTTGGAGGCAAAATTTCATTAAATTTCTATCAAAATGAAGACAACATGTAGTTTTCTAGTGGCAAATATATTACTTGAATAGTTTCCATAGTTCAAACTTTCTATTTTGAAGACCGTTTTCATGGGGGGGGTCTCATCGTATTTATTGATTTTTGTTAATCTAAAATAGTTGTGAtaatacccatttttgttgctgagTTCAATCCAAAATGGTGTATTACTTGGTTGCATATGTGCACACCGATCAAAAAAGTGTAACCGAGGAGAAACTTCTGGAACGGATAAAAGAGAGCAACGCCCGTTAGATTAAATATCACCCAAATCATATCTTTCTAAATCTAATTAACCAAGATTAGTCCCATTCTTAGCCTATACATCCAATGGAACAAACAATTGAGATTTGTAAGCAGAGTTGAAGACTATGACCTGCCAATTTTTAAAGGGCTAATGACAAATTATCTCATGTATAGTTTGAT
The window above is part of the Musa acuminata AAA Group cultivar baxijiao chromosome BXJ2-6, Cavendish_Baxijiao_AAA, whole genome shotgun sequence genome. Proteins encoded here:
- the LOC135613457 gene encoding signal recognition particle 9 kDa protein-like isoform X1, translating into MVYIASWDEFVERSVQLFRADPHSKSRYAMKYRHCDGKLILNVTDNRECLKFRTDQAQNARKMEKLNNIFFTLMVSGPDADISEASGKEQAEQPASKKGRGRKAVNLWLPIFILVFMPWLCSWRQNFIKFLSK
- the LOC135613457 gene encoding signal recognition particle 9 kDa protein-like isoform X2 is translated as MVYIASWDEFVERSVQLFRADPHSSRYAMKYRHCDGKLILNVTDNRECLKFRTDQAQNARKMEKLNNIFFTLMVSGPDADISEASGKEQAEQPASKKGRGRKAVNLWLPIFILVFMPWLCSWRQNFIKFLSK
- the LOC135613457 gene encoding signal recognition particle 9 kDa protein-like isoform X3, translated to MVYIASWDEFVERSVQLFRADPHSKSRYAMKYRHCDGKLILNVTDNRECLKFRTDQAQNARKMEKLNNIFFTLMLTYQKHQARNRLSNQHPRKEGEGRQ